The Haloarchaeobius amylolyticus genome window below encodes:
- a CDS encoding biotin--[acetyl-CoA-carboxylase] ligase, protein MNETRRAVLDALADGPISGPALADALDVSRAAVWKQVEALREAGFTVESGDDGYRLAGVPDYGGMAIEYGLDAPYEVEYHESIDSTNRRARELAGEGAADVVVVADEQTGGRGRLDREWNAPSGGVWASVVLRPEIPPAQVPILTLAAAVAVTRAAREAGVEAGIKWPNDVLVEVGGNQQKLAGILTEMEGEADRVSWVVVGIGVNVNIDAADLPETATTVRELVGDVDRRTFLQRVLEEFHDLVEDTDAVLPAWRDASLTLGQRVRVETPGEEIIGDAVDVAFPGALLVETDDGTTRVSAGDCEHLRPVGED, encoded by the coding sequence ATGAACGAGACGAGACGCGCGGTGCTCGACGCGCTCGCCGACGGCCCCATCTCCGGGCCGGCCCTGGCGGACGCGCTCGACGTCTCCCGCGCCGCGGTCTGGAAGCAGGTCGAGGCGCTCCGGGAGGCGGGGTTCACGGTCGAGAGCGGCGACGACGGCTACCGGCTCGCCGGGGTGCCCGACTACGGCGGCATGGCCATCGAGTACGGGCTGGACGCGCCCTACGAGGTCGAGTACCACGAGAGCATCGACTCGACGAACCGGCGCGCCCGCGAACTCGCCGGCGAGGGCGCCGCCGACGTGGTGGTCGTCGCCGACGAACAGACCGGCGGCCGCGGCCGGCTGGACCGCGAGTGGAACGCCCCCAGCGGCGGCGTCTGGGCGTCGGTCGTGCTTCGCCCCGAGATTCCCCCTGCACAGGTCCCGATCCTCACGCTGGCGGCCGCGGTCGCGGTCACCAGGGCTGCACGTGAAGCCGGCGTCGAGGCCGGCATCAAGTGGCCGAACGACGTCCTTGTCGAGGTGGGCGGGAACCAGCAGAAACTCGCCGGCATCCTCACCGAGATGGAGGGCGAGGCCGACCGCGTCTCCTGGGTCGTCGTCGGCATCGGCGTCAACGTCAACATCGACGCCGCCGACCTCCCGGAGACCGCGACGACGGTCCGGGAGCTGGTCGGCGACGTTGACCGCCGGACCTTCCTCCAGCGCGTGCTGGAGGAGTTCCACGACCTCGTTGAGGACACCGACGCGGTCCTGCCGGCGTGGCGCGACGCCTCGCTCACGCTCGGACAGCGCGTCCGGGTCGAGACGCCGGGTGAGGAGATAATCGGCGACGCGGTCGACGTGGCCTTCCCGGGCGCGTTGCTCGTCGAGACGGACGACGGGACGACCCGCGTCAGTGCCGGCGACTGCGAGCACCTGCGCCCCGTCGGCGAGGACTGA
- a CDS encoding SRPBCC family protein produces the protein MQSRPQVRLARTPDGRRIEVSRDLPVDRMLAWELLTDTWRWPDWGPTVTDVEAPDRFISAGDEGKVRVLGGPWVSFAVTFADGERWTWDVAGIPATGHRAEYLGEEQCRVVFEVPLLAAGYVPVCQRALSNIARILLEEPGERNETE, from the coding sequence ATGCAATCACGGCCACAGGTCCGGCTCGCACGCACCCCCGACGGGCGCCGGATAGAGGTCTCGCGGGACCTCCCCGTCGACCGGATGCTCGCGTGGGAACTGCTCACAGACACGTGGCGCTGGCCCGACTGGGGGCCGACGGTCACCGACGTAGAGGCTCCGGACCGGTTCATCTCGGCCGGGGACGAGGGGAAGGTCCGGGTCCTCGGCGGGCCGTGGGTCTCCTTCGCGGTGACGTTCGCCGACGGCGAGCGCTGGACCTGGGACGTGGCGGGCATCCCGGCGACCGGCCACCGGGCGGAGTACCTCGGCGAGGAGCAGTGCCGGGTCGTCTTCGAGGTACCACTGCTCGCGGCCGGCTACGTCCCGGTGTGCCAGCGGGCGCTGTCGAACATCGCGCGCATCCTGCTCGAGGAACCGGGCGAGCGCAACGAGACGGAGTGA
- a CDS encoding universal stress protein has protein sequence MYDRILVPTDGSQGVERAIQHAVDLAVAHGATLHAVYVLNSASYGGVPIETSWEGLHDMLEQEGEHAIERVQTLADPADVPVVGTILEGSPSKEVVRYAEENDCDLVVMGTHGRGGIDRLLLGSVAERVVRSSSVPVLTVQVGEEA, from the coding sequence ATGTACGACCGAATCCTCGTCCCGACCGACGGCTCACAGGGCGTCGAACGCGCCATCCAGCACGCGGTCGACCTGGCGGTCGCCCACGGCGCGACGCTGCACGCAGTCTACGTCCTGAACTCGGCGAGTTACGGTGGCGTCCCCATCGAGACCTCGTGGGAGGGACTACACGACATGCTCGAGCAGGAGGGCGAACACGCCATCGAGCGCGTGCAGACACTCGCCGACCCCGCGGACGTGCCCGTCGTCGGGACGATACTCGAGGGTTCGCCGAGCAAGGAGGTCGTCCGCTACGCCGAGGAGAACGACTGCGACCTCGTCGTCATGGGCACCCACGGCCGCGGCGGCATCGACCGGCTCCTGCTCGGGAGCGTCGCCGAGCGCGTCGTCCGGTCGTCGTCGGTCCCCGTGTTGACGGTGCAGGTCGGCGAGGAGGCGTGA
- a CDS encoding ABC transporter ATP-binding protein: MITVEDLRKEYDGFVAVDGSSFTIDRGEVFGVVGPNGAGKTTTLKMLAGLIEPTSGHISVAGQPAGDADMRRNLGFLPEESPLYEEMTAHSYLEFFADLYDVPDDVARERITTALDRLDLEHRERRIGDMSKGMKRKVAIARSLVNDPDVLIYDEPASGLDPLTTNYIIEFTEQLAEQGKTIVFSAHNLYHVESICDRVIVMNHGDIIARGTLEEIRREHGRTTYHVFTDVRVEDCERVGEGRFETVVSDMAAVDRIRSQATARGGSVVDLQTENPSLEDIFLDIAGETPEEARETETDRTLGEAET; encoded by the coding sequence ATGATAACCGTCGAGGACCTCCGAAAAGAGTACGACGGGTTCGTGGCCGTCGACGGCAGTTCCTTCACCATCGACCGCGGCGAGGTCTTCGGCGTCGTCGGCCCGAACGGTGCCGGAAAGACGACGACGTTGAAGATGCTCGCCGGCCTCATCGAGCCGACGAGCGGCCACATCTCGGTCGCCGGGCAGCCCGCCGGCGACGCCGACATGCGGCGCAACCTCGGCTTCCTCCCCGAGGAGTCCCCGCTGTACGAGGAGATGACGGCGCACTCCTACCTCGAGTTCTTCGCCGACCTGTACGACGTGCCCGACGACGTGGCGCGAGAGCGCATCACGACCGCCCTGGACCGACTCGACCTCGAACACCGGGAACGACGCATCGGCGACATGTCGAAGGGGATGAAGCGCAAGGTCGCCATCGCCCGGTCGCTGGTCAACGACCCGGACGTGCTCATCTACGACGAGCCGGCGTCCGGGCTGGACCCCCTCACGACGAACTACATCATCGAGTTCACCGAACAGCTCGCCGAGCAGGGCAAGACCATCGTCTTCTCGGCGCACAACCTCTACCACGTCGAGAGCATCTGCGACCGCGTCATCGTGATGAACCACGGCGACATCATCGCCCGCGGGACCCTCGAAGAGATCCGCCGCGAGCACGGCCGGACGACCTACCACGTGTTCACCGACGTCCGGGTCGAGGACTGCGAGCGCGTCGGCGAGGGGCGCTTCGAGACGGTCGTCTCGGACATGGCCGCGGTCGACCGCATCCGGTCGCAGGCAACCGCCCGCGGTGGGTCGGTCGTCGACCTCCAGACGGAGAACCCGAGCCTGGAGGACATCTTCCTCGACATCGCCGGGGAGACGCCGGAGGAGGCCCGCGAGACGGAGACCGACCGGACCCTCGGGGAGGCCGAGACGTGA
- a CDS encoding amidohydrolase family protein: MILEGTILAGSDFEPVEGRVVVEDGEIQAVEEAPVESDDIVLPAFVNAHTHIGDSIAKEAGGGLSLEELVAPPDGLKHRLLRQTSYEEKVAAMRRSLQFMYSGGTATCVEFREGGVEGVRAIREAADGLAIDPVVLGRETIDAMRLDEADGFGASGANDAEFGEERRATAEAGKLFGIHAGEADPSDIDPAMDLDPDFLVHMCHPEPRHLARVAEEETPIAVCPRSNLVTDVGLPPIREWLDRTTVALGTDNVMLNSPSMFREMEFTAKLCDVTATEVLRMATLSGAELAGLNYGCIEPGREAKLLVLDGDSDNLAGVRDPVRAVVRRAGTSDVSEVVG; the protein is encoded by the coding sequence ATGATACTGGAAGGCACCATCCTCGCCGGCAGCGACTTCGAGCCGGTCGAGGGCCGCGTCGTCGTCGAGGACGGCGAGATACAGGCGGTCGAGGAGGCGCCGGTCGAGAGCGACGACATCGTCCTGCCGGCGTTCGTCAACGCCCACACGCACATCGGCGACTCCATCGCGAAGGAGGCCGGTGGCGGCCTCTCGCTCGAAGAACTCGTCGCGCCCCCGGACGGGCTCAAGCACCGGCTGCTCCGCCAGACGAGCTACGAGGAGAAGGTGGCGGCGATGCGCCGGTCGCTCCAGTTCATGTACTCGGGCGGGACCGCGACCTGCGTCGAGTTCCGTGAGGGCGGCGTCGAGGGTGTCCGGGCCATCCGCGAGGCGGCGGACGGCCTCGCCATCGACCCGGTCGTACTGGGCCGGGAGACCATCGACGCGATGCGGCTGGACGAGGCCGACGGCTTCGGGGCCTCGGGGGCGAACGACGCCGAGTTCGGCGAGGAGCGCCGGGCGACCGCCGAGGCCGGCAAGTTGTTCGGTATCCACGCCGGCGAGGCCGACCCCTCGGACATCGACCCCGCGATGGACCTCGACCCGGACTTCCTCGTCCACATGTGCCACCCCGAGCCGCGTCACCTCGCCCGCGTGGCCGAAGAGGAGACCCCCATCGCGGTCTGCCCGCGCTCGAACCTCGTCACGGACGTGGGGCTCCCACCCATCCGCGAGTGGCTCGACCGCACCACGGTCGCGCTCGGCACGGACAACGTGATGCTCAACTCGCCGTCGATGTTCCGCGAGATGGAGTTCACGGCGAAACTGTGCGACGTGACCGCGACCGAGGTCCTGCGCATGGCGACGCTCTCCGGTGCGGAACTGGCGGGGTTGAACTACGGCTGCATCGAACCGGGCCGCGAGGCGAAACTGCTCGTCCTCGACGGCGACTCGGACAACCTCGCCGGCGTCAGGGACCCGGTCCGGGCGGTGGTCAGGCGGGCGGGAACGAGCGACGTGTCCGAAGTCGTGGGCTGA
- a CDS encoding flavin reductase family protein, protein MEIDPAEVEGSLYRTLSGSVVPRPIAWVSTTSEDGVDNLAPFSFFTVAAIDPPILVFAPVDGPDGLKDTPRNVRDTGELVVNIVTADTVEQMNQTAATLPQEESEFDHSGATRADSTRVTPPRVAESPIAFECDLYDLQDVGGSSLILAEVVYVHVDDAVTTDGKVDVEKLDAVGRLAGSWYASTGDRFSLERPP, encoded by the coding sequence ATGGAGATCGACCCCGCCGAGGTGGAGGGCTCGCTCTACCGCACCCTCTCCGGGTCGGTCGTCCCGCGGCCGATCGCATGGGTCAGCACGACGAGTGAGGACGGCGTCGACAACCTCGCGCCGTTCTCGTTCTTCACCGTCGCGGCCATCGACCCACCCATACTGGTGTTCGCGCCGGTCGACGGCCCGGACGGCCTGAAGGACACCCCGCGGAACGTCCGCGACACCGGGGAACTCGTGGTCAACATCGTGACCGCCGACACCGTCGAACAGATGAACCAGACGGCGGCGACTCTTCCCCAGGAGGAGAGCGAGTTCGACCACTCGGGTGCGACCCGCGCCGACTCGACGCGGGTGACGCCCCCGCGGGTCGCGGAGTCGCCCATCGCCTTCGAGTGCGACCTGTACGACCTGCAGGACGTGGGCGGTTCGAGCCTCATCCTGGCCGAGGTCGTCTACGTGCACGTCGACGACGCCGTCACGACCGACGGGAAGGTCGACGTGGAGAAACTCGACGCGGTCGGCCGTCTCGCCGGGTCGTGGTACGCGAGCACCGGGGACCGGTTCTCGCTCGAACGGCCACCGTAG
- a CDS encoding DoxX family protein: MALELTGSAGLVLLAARVLVGGVLAFMGLNHFMNTEDMAGYAAMKGVPAPELAVTFSGGMLVLGGLSIVLGAYAAIGAGAIVVFLLVTTPMMHDFWTMEDPEQQQNEMTAFLKNVVMLGAALGFLVLAGTDWPYAVGVGL; encoded by the coding sequence ATGGCGCTCGAACTCACCGGCTCCGCAGGGCTCGTGTTGCTCGCCGCCCGCGTCCTCGTCGGCGGCGTGCTCGCCTTTATGGGGCTGAACCACTTCATGAACACCGAAGACATGGCTGGCTACGCAGCGATGAAGGGCGTCCCGGCACCCGAGCTCGCGGTCACGTTCTCGGGCGGGATGCTCGTCCTCGGCGGGTTGAGCATCGTCCTCGGCGCCTACGCCGCCATCGGGGCGGGCGCCATCGTGGTGTTCCTGCTGGTGACCACCCCGATGATGCACGACTTCTGGACGATGGAGGACCCCGAACAGCAACAGAACGAGATGACCGCGTTCCTGAAGAACGTCGTGATGCTCGGCGCGGCACTCGGGTTCCTGGTGCTCGCCGGAACCGACTGGCCCTACGCGGTCGGGGTGGGCCTCTAG
- a CDS encoding HD domain-containing protein has product MKTIKDSVHDHIEVDGVARALLDTPEVQRLRHITQLGTASLVYPSANHTRFEHSLGVYHNACEALDHLGIEGENAEKVRAAAILHDVGHGPFSHNLEPLTHRRTGKYHDDVHELFERGTIGEVLREHDIAPHEVADLVAGDGQYGQIVSGELDVDRMDYLVRDAHHTGVPYGTIDHARLLRELTFDDDGELVLDEGNVQTAESLLVARALMTPTVYGHHVARISKAMLRQAGERLLDTTETSAGELRRMDDHDLLSTLRNTETTAELARRFDHRDLFKRAVWAEYDDVPDHLLAAEHEDIRGWELEIADEAGVDVGEVILDVPGDPSMQESSTRVLVNGEARRLDEQSPLVQALQSAQQAQWRLGVYAPAEATDQVRSAVVRTLDIEESALVSEVGAGLHATLDQFAEGA; this is encoded by the coding sequence ATGAAGACCATCAAGGACAGCGTTCACGACCACATCGAGGTCGACGGTGTGGCCCGGGCGCTGCTGGATACGCCGGAGGTGCAGCGACTCCGGCACATCACACAGCTCGGCACCGCCTCGCTGGTCTACCCGTCGGCGAACCACACACGGTTCGAACACTCCCTCGGCGTGTACCACAACGCCTGCGAGGCCCTCGACCACCTCGGCATCGAGGGGGAGAACGCGGAGAAGGTCCGGGCCGCCGCCATCCTCCACGACGTGGGCCACGGCCCGTTCTCGCACAACCTCGAACCGCTGACCCACCGGCGCACCGGCAAGTACCACGACGACGTCCACGAACTGTTCGAGCGTGGGACCATCGGCGAGGTGCTGCGCGAGCACGACATCGCTCCCCACGAGGTCGCCGACCTCGTCGCCGGCGACGGGCAGTACGGCCAGATCGTCTCGGGCGAACTCGACGTCGACCGGATGGACTACCTCGTCCGCGACGCCCACCACACGGGCGTCCCGTACGGGACCATCGACCACGCGCGCCTGCTCCGCGAACTCACCTTCGACGACGACGGCGAACTCGTCCTCGACGAGGGGAACGTCCAGACCGCCGAGAGCCTGCTCGTGGCACGGGCGCTGATGACCCCGACGGTGTACGGTCACCACGTCGCCCGCATCTCGAAGGCGATGCTCCGGCAGGCCGGCGAGCGCCTGCTGGACACGACCGAGACCAGCGCCGGGGAACTCCGCCGGATGGACGACCACGACCTGCTCTCCACGCTGCGGAACACGGAGACGACGGCGGAACTCGCTCGCCGGTTCGACCACCGCGACCTGTTCAAGCGCGCGGTGTGGGCCGAGTACGACGACGTGCCCGACCACCTGCTCGCGGCCGAGCACGAGGACATCCGCGGCTGGGAGCTCGAGATCGCCGACGAGGCCGGCGTCGACGTCGGCGAGGTCATCCTCGACGTGCCCGGCGACCCGTCGATGCAGGAGTCCTCGACGCGGGTGCTGGTCAACGGTGAGGCCCGCCGCCTCGACGAGCAGTCGCCGCTGGTGCAGGCGCTGCAGTCCGCCCAGCAGGCCCAGTGGCGCCTGGGTGTGTACGCACCGGCGGAGGCGACCGACCAGGTGCGCAGTGCGGTGGTCCGGACCCTCGACATCGAGGAGAGCGCGCTCGTCTCGGAGGTCGGTGCGGGCCTGCACGCGACGCTCGACCAGTTCGCGGAGGGAGCATGA
- a CDS encoding tyrosine--tRNA ligase, producing MDTYELITRNTEEVITEEEVRELAEDPTGKRVYVGYEPSGVLHVGHLLTANKLIDLQDAGFEVVILLADVHAYLNGKGTFEEIRDTAEQMRAQFLAYGLDEAQTEFVYGSEFQLDEDYVLDLHELELSTSLNRAQRAMAELQSGETAKVSHVVYPLMQALDIEYLDLDLAIGGLDQRKVHMLHREEMPTLDYDSRPCLHTPILADLTTGIGKMSSSKGVTISMEDSSEDLKEKVTSAFCPPTADPEPDDEGNERHNPVLELYQYHVFPRFESVTVERPEKYGGDLVYDDYESLEADLESGELHPQDAKNTLAEYLDDLVADGREKLREFRAN from the coding sequence ATGGACACCTACGAGTTGATCACTCGGAACACCGAGGAGGTCATCACGGAGGAGGAGGTTCGCGAACTGGCCGAGGACCCTACAGGGAAGCGGGTCTACGTCGGCTACGAGCCCTCCGGCGTGCTCCACGTCGGCCACCTCCTCACCGCGAACAAGCTCATCGACCTCCAGGACGCCGGGTTCGAGGTCGTCATCCTGCTCGCGGACGTACACGCCTACCTCAACGGGAAGGGGACGTTCGAGGAGATCCGCGACACCGCCGAGCAGATGCGCGCGCAGTTCCTCGCGTACGGGCTCGACGAGGCCCAGACGGAGTTCGTCTACGGGAGCGAGTTCCAGCTCGACGAGGACTACGTGCTCGACCTGCACGAACTCGAGCTCTCGACGAGCCTGAACCGCGCCCAGCGCGCGATGGCCGAGCTCCAGTCCGGCGAGACCGCGAAGGTCAGCCACGTCGTCTACCCCCTCATGCAGGCGCTGGACATCGAGTACCTCGACCTCGACCTCGCCATCGGCGGGCTCGACCAGCGCAAGGTGCACATGCTCCACCGCGAGGAGATGCCGACGCTGGACTACGACTCCCGGCCGTGCCTGCACACGCCCATCCTCGCCGACCTGACGACCGGCATCGGCAAGATGTCCTCCTCGAAGGGCGTCACCATCTCGATGGAGGACTCCTCCGAGGACCTCAAGGAGAAGGTCACCTCCGCGTTCTGCCCGCCGACGGCCGACCCCGAGCCCGACGACGAGGGCAACGAGCGCCACAATCCGGTGCTCGAACTGTACCAGTACCACGTCTTCCCGCGCTTCGAGTCCGTCACGGTCGAGCGCCCCGAGAAGTACGGCGGCGACCTCGTCTACGACGACTACGAGAGCCTCGAGGCGGACCTCGAATCGGGCGAACTCCACCCGCAGGACGCCAAGAACACGCTCGCGGAGTACCTCGACGACCTCGTCGCCGACGGCCGCGAGAAGCTCCGCGAGTTCCGCGCGAACTGA